In Ascochyta rabiei chromosome 2, complete sequence, one genomic interval encodes:
- a CDS encoding Initiation-specific alpha-1,6-mannosyltransferase yields MLTFKKALVLSLACLTLFFLFKSHHTSDKSPTFRNAHDLPKPSPWVNPKEAAAKAEAAKKQADKTDKVFNAPEPPVKKPKEQLSLDELKSRPLKQQLEYQFPYDIDAKFPAYIWQTWKYTPAQGEFSDSFREAEASWSIHHPNFVHEVITDNVAVHLIRHLYASVPDVLEAYNALPLPVLKADFFRYLILLARGGIYSDIDTSALKSAADWVPSDVPTNSYGMVIGIEADPDRPDWAQWYSRRIQFCQWTMQAKPGHPILVEVVANITYETLKRKAEGKLTKDHRGIIEFTGPARWTDSIFGFFNDPDYFDMSSSKGNITWEHFTGMKAPKKVGDVIVLPITSFSPGIKTMGAGEDDDPMAFVKHAFEGKR; encoded by the coding sequence ATGCTCACGTTCAAAAAGGCGCTCGTGCTATCGCTCGCGTGTCTGACGCTGTTCTTCCTCTTCAAGTCGCACCACACGAGCGACAAGTCGCCCACGTTCAGAAACGCCCACGACCTGCCCAAGCCCAGCCCGTGGGTCAACCCCAAGGAAGCAGCCGCAAAGGCCGAAGCAGCCAAGAAGCAAGCCGACAAGACAGACAAGGTCTTCAACGCGCCCGAGCCGCCCGTCAAGAAGCCCAAGGAGCAGCTCAGCCTTGACGAGCTCAAGTCGCGCCCCCTCAAGCAGCAGCTTGAGTACCAGTTCCCCTACGACATCGACGCAAAGTTCCCCGCCTACATCTGGCAGACGTGGAAGTACACGCCCGCTCAGGGCGAGTTCAGCGACTCGTTCCGCGAGGCTGAGGCCAGCTGGTCCATCCACCACCCCAACTTCGTCCACGAGGTCATCACTGACAACGTCGCCGTCCACCTCATCCGCCACCTCTACGCCTCAGTGCCCGACGTTCTCGAGGCCTACAACGCCCTGCCGCTCCCCGTCCTCAAGGCCGACTTCTTCCGCTACCTCATTCTGCTCGCGCGTGGCGGTATCTACTCGGACATTGACACCTCGGCCCTCAAGAGCGCCGCCGACTGGGTCCCCTCGGACGTGCCCACCAACTCCTACGGCATGGTCATTGGCATCGAGGCCGATCCAGACCGTCCAGACTGGGCCCAGTGGTACTCGCGCCGCATCCAGTTCTGCCAGTGGACCATGCAGGCGAAGCCGGGCCACCCCATCCTCGTCGAGGTCGTCGCCAACATCACCTACGAGACGCTCAAGCGCAAGGCCGAGGGCAAGCTCACCAAGGACCACAGGGGCATCATCGAGTTCACCGGCCCTGCGCGCTGGACAGACTCCATCTTCGGCTTCTTCAACGATCCTGATTACTTCGACATGAGCTCCAGCAAAGGCAACATCACCTGGGAACACTTCACCGGCATGAAAGCTCCCAAGAAGGTGGGCGACGTCATCGTCCTGCCCATCACCAGCTTCAGCCCTGGCATCAAGACGATGGGTGCCGGCGAGGACGACGACCCAATGGCGTTTGTAAAGCACGCTTTCGAAGGTAAGCGATAG
- a CDS encoding Histone H4: MTGRGKGGKGLGKGGAKRHRKILRDNIQGITKPAIRRLARRGGVKRISAMIYEETRGVLKTFLESVIRDAVTYTEHAKRKTVTSLDVVYALKRQGRTLYGFGG; encoded by the exons ATGACTGGAC GCGGCAAGGGCGGCAAGGGTCTCGGCAAGGGCGGAGCCAAGCGTCACCGCAAGATCTTGCGTGACAACATCCAGGGTATCACCAAGCCCGCTATCCGTCGTCTCGCGCGTCGTGGTGGTGTCAAGCGTATCTCTGCCA TGATCTACGAAGAAACCCGTGGTGTTCTGAAGACCTTCCTCGAGAGCGTCATTCGCGATGCCGTCACCTACACTGAGCACGCCAAGCGCAAGACCGTCACCTCCCTCGACGTTGTCTACGCGCTCAAGCGCCAGGGCCGTACCCTCTACGGTTTCGGTGGTTaa